Proteins found in one Mesorhizobium sp. CAU 1732 genomic segment:
- the topA gene encoding type I DNA topoisomerase: protein MDVVVVESPAKAKTINKYLGSNYTVLASFGHVRDLPAKNGSVRPEEDFAMSWEVDGPSAKRLGDIVKALKDADGLILATDPDREGEAISWHVLEVLRQKKAIKDKPVQRVVFNAITKQSVLDAMANPREIDVPLVDAYLARRALDYLVGFTLSPVLWRKLPGARSAGRVQSVALRLVCDRESEIERFIREEYWQVAAQLATPRAEDFESRLTAFDGQKLQKLDIRNAEQAADIKTMLEGATFKAASVEAKPTKRNPFAPFTTSTLQQAASSQLGFSASRTMQVAQRLYEGIDIGGETTGLITYMRTDGVQMAPEAVTAARSAIGGEFGDRYLPEKPRYYSSKAKNAQEAHEAVRPTDFLRKPADVRRYLDADQARLYEIIWKRAIASQMNPAEIERTTVEIEAVNGTRTASLRAVGSVVRFDGFLAAYTEQKDEDSEDEESRRLPLINAGETLARKSVTATQHSTEPPPRYSEASLIKKMEELGIGRPSTYAATLKTLEDRDYVTIDKRRLVPQAKGRLVTAFLENFFDRYVEYDFTAALEEKLDQISDGKLAWKDVLRDFWKEFSGHVDETKELRVTDVLDALNEALAPLVFPAREDGSNPRICPKCGTGNLSLKLGKFGAFVGCSNYPECGFTRQLGEALNANGEGASGADGDRLLGKDPYTSEDIVLKSGRFGPYVQRGEGKEAKRSSLPKGWTPDTMDHEKALALLSLPRDVGKHPETAKMISAGLGRYGPFVLHDGTYANLESIEDVFSIGLNRAVTVIAEKKSKFADGKGRAAPAALKDLGDHPDGGGKITVRDGRYGAYVNWGKVNATLPNGKDPQTVSVEEALELIAAKAGKSGGKKTAAPKTKAAAKKPAAKKAPAKKPAKKAASKKE from the coding sequence ATGGACGTCGTCGTCGTCGAATCGCCTGCCAAGGCCAAGACAATCAACAAATATCTGGGATCCAACTATACGGTCCTGGCGTCGTTCGGCCATGTCCGCGACCTGCCCGCGAAAAATGGGTCCGTGCGTCCGGAGGAAGACTTCGCCATGTCGTGGGAGGTCGATGGTCCATCCGCCAAGCGGCTTGGCGACATCGTCAAGGCGCTGAAGGATGCCGACGGCCTTATCCTCGCGACCGACCCGGATCGCGAAGGCGAAGCGATCTCGTGGCACGTCCTCGAGGTGTTGCGCCAGAAGAAGGCGATCAAGGACAAGCCCGTCCAGCGCGTAGTGTTCAACGCGATCACCAAGCAGTCGGTGCTCGACGCGATGGCCAATCCGCGCGAGATCGACGTTCCGCTGGTCGACGCCTATCTGGCGCGCCGTGCGCTCGACTATCTCGTCGGCTTCACGCTGTCGCCCGTCCTGTGGCGCAAGCTGCCCGGCGCCCGGTCCGCCGGCCGCGTGCAGTCTGTGGCGCTGAGGCTGGTCTGCGACCGCGAATCCGAGATCGAGCGCTTCATCCGCGAGGAATACTGGCAGGTCGCGGCACAGCTCGCGACGCCGCGCGCCGAGGATTTCGAAAGCCGGCTGACTGCCTTCGACGGACAGAAGCTGCAAAAACTCGACATCAGGAACGCCGAACAGGCGGCCGACATCAAGACGATGCTCGAGGGAGCGACGTTCAAGGCCGCGTCTGTCGAGGCCAAGCCGACGAAGCGCAACCCGTTTGCGCCATTCACGACGTCGACGCTCCAGCAGGCCGCGTCGTCGCAACTCGGTTTCTCCGCATCGCGCACCATGCAGGTGGCGCAACGCCTCTATGAAGGCATCGACATCGGCGGCGAGACGACCGGCCTGATCACCTATATGCGTACCGACGGCGTGCAGATGGCGCCGGAAGCGGTCACCGCTGCCAGGTCGGCGATCGGCGGCGAGTTCGGCGATCGTTATCTGCCGGAAAAGCCCCGCTATTATTCGTCCAAGGCCAAGAACGCACAGGAAGCGCACGAGGCTGTCCGGCCGACCGACTTCCTGCGCAAGCCCGCCGACGTCCGCCGCTATCTTGATGCGGATCAGGCGCGTCTCTACGAAATCATCTGGAAACGCGCGATCGCCAGCCAGATGAACCCGGCCGAGATCGAACGTACGACCGTCGAGATCGAGGCGGTCAACGGCACGCGCACCGCATCGCTGCGCGCTGTCGGCTCAGTGGTCCGTTTCGACGGCTTCCTCGCGGCCTATACGGAACAGAAGGACGAGGATTCGGAAGACGAGGAAAGCCGTCGCCTGCCTCTGATCAATGCCGGCGAGACGCTCGCGCGCAAGTCCGTCACCGCGACCCAGCATTCGACCGAACCGCCGCCGCGCTATTCGGAAGCCTCGCTCATCAAGAAGATGGAAGAACTCGGCATCGGCCGGCCGTCGACCTATGCCGCGACGCTGAAGACGCTCGAGGACCGCGACTACGTCACGATCGACAAGCGTCGTCTCGTGCCGCAGGCCAAGGGCCGGCTCGTGACCGCCTTCCTGGAAAACTTCTTCGACCGCTATGTGGAGTACGATTTCACCGCGGCACTCGAGGAAAAACTCGACCAGATTTCGGACGGCAAGCTTGCCTGGAAGGACGTTCTTCGGGACTTCTGGAAGGAATTCTCCGGCCATGTCGACGAAACCAAGGAACTGCGCGTCACCGACGTTCTGGACGCGCTGAACGAAGCGCTTGCGCCGCTGGTGTTCCCGGCGCGCGAAGATGGCTCGAACCCGCGCATCTGCCCGAAATGCGGCACCGGCAACCTCTCGCTGAAGCTCGGCAAGTTCGGCGCCTTCGTCGGCTGCTCGAACTATCCCGAATGCGGCTTCACCCGCCAGCTCGGCGAGGCGTTGAATGCCAATGGCGAGGGGGCAAGCGGCGCGGATGGCGACCGCCTGCTCGGCAAGGATCCGTATACGAGCGAAGATATCGTCCTGAAGAGTGGACGTTTCGGGCCCTACGTCCAGCGCGGCGAAGGCAAGGAGGCCAAGCGCTCAAGCCTGCCCAAGGGCTGGACGCCCGATACGATGGACCACGAAAAGGCGCTGGCGCTGCTTTCGCTGCCGCGCGATGTCGGCAAGCATCCCGAAACCGCCAAGATGATTTCGGCCGGCCTCGGCCGCTACGGTCCGTTCGTTCTGCATGACGGCACCTACGCCAATCTGGAATCGATCGAGGACGTGTTTTCGATCGGCCTCAACCGTGCCGTCACCGTCATCGCGGAGAAGAAATCGAAATTCGCCGACGGCAAGGGACGTGCGGCACCCGCTGCCCTCAAGGATCTGGGCGACCACCCCGATGGCGGTGGCAAGATCACCGTGCGCGACGGGCGCTATGGCGCTTACGTCAACTGGGGCAAGGTCAACGCGACGCTGCCAAACGGCAAGGACCCGCAAACGGTCAGTGTCGAGGAAGCGCTGGAGCTGATCGCCGCCAAGGCCGGTAAATCGGGTGGCAAGAAGACCGCGGCGCCGAAGACGAAGGCTGCCGCCAAGAAGCCTGCAGCAAAGAAGGCTCCGGCCAAGAAGCCCGCGAAGAAGGCGGCGAGCAAGAAGGAATAG